A single region of the Triticum dicoccoides isolate Atlit2015 ecotype Zavitan chromosome 2B, WEW_v2.0, whole genome shotgun sequence genome encodes:
- the LOC119367660 gene encoding NDR1/HIN1-like protein 13, which translates to MPRNYRLPSYHRQSPAIRCLNFLCAVLLTLVLIAGIILFVLWLSLRPHRPKFTLTDFSIPNVNRQSGAANLPVKFAVNEHNPNQKIGIHFEAVYGSVYYDDELIASGPVMYPFYQPPKGDTLVQGELAASGPTPTDPAWQRFASEVGAGSVGLRLVLNSTVRFQVKVWDTKEHHMKADCGFKISGDGSLHQEDRNTPCTLYF; encoded by the coding sequence ATGCCGCGGAACTACCGCCTGCCGTCGTACCACCGGCAGAGCCCGGCGATCCGGTGCCTCAACTTCCTCTGCGCGGTGCTGCTCACGCTCGTCCTCATCGCCGGCATCATCCTCTTCGTGCTCTGGCTCAGCCTCCGCCCGCACCGCCCCAAGTTCAcgctcaccgacttcagcatcccCAACGTCAACCGCCAGTCCGGCGCCGCCAACCTGCCCGTCAAGTTCGCCGTCAACGAGCACAACCCCAACCAGAAGATCGGCATCCACTTCGAGGCCGTCTACGGCTCCGTCTACTACGACGACGAGCTCATCGCGTCCGGCCCCGTCATGTACCCCTTCTACCAGCCGCCCAAGGGCGACACGCTAGTGCAGGGCGAGCTCGCCGCCTCCGGCCCGACGCCGACCGACCCCGCGTGGCAGCGCTTCGCCAGCGAGGTGGGCGCCGGCAGCGTGGGGCTGCGCCTGGTACTCAACTCCACGGTGAGGTTCCAGGTGAAGGTGTGGGACACCAAGGAGCACCACATGAAGGCGGACTGCGGGTTCAAGATCAGCGGGGACGGCAGCCTCCACCAGGAGGACAGGAACACGCCCTGCACGCTCTACTTCTAG